In one window of Streptomyces griseus subsp. griseus DNA:
- a CDS encoding acyl-CoA dehydrogenase: protein MSTDRTPTAPDGYVQPELDVQALTEVLDGEYAAVRDLVRTNLVTYASVLEEADELSIDAFRERVRELVVGMAATGQTGMGFPKEYGGGGDVGASIAAFETLAFGDLSVLVKVGVQFGLFGGAILHLGTERHHDTYLPDLITGELMGCFAMTETGHGSNVQALGTVARYDAAAQEFVITTEGDQARKDYIGNAARHGELAVVFAQLEVGGESRGVHALVVPIRAGGEAAPGVHIEDDGRKMGLNGVDNGRIRFDGVRVPREALLNRFADVTPEGVYESTIDNPDRRFFTMLGTLVQGRVSVGGAGVNAAKVALTIATKYALRRRQFAAGSQEEEQLLLDYGMHQRRLLPLIAQTYALHFAQDVVRTQLHDVFSGAEDDPQGRRLLEARAAGTKALGTWHATRVIQECREACGGAGYLAVNRFAALKADSDIFTTFEGDNHVLLQLVAKGLLTDYASEFEDLDQLGMVRYVTGLAVDTVIEKTSAHKLLERVRDLLPGGDEWDQEAGLLDSEYQLAMFRYREEHMLAGVARRLKAGVDQKRDPGAVFSEAQDHVIAVAHAHVERLVLEAFVDTMRTLPEGGNKVALGLLCDLFALSTIEADRAWFMEHGRLTVQRSKAITREVNDLCRKVRPLAGDLVDAWGIPSAMLRAPDLVG, encoded by the coding sequence ATGAGCACCGACAGAACACCCACCGCCCCCGACGGATATGTGCAGCCGGAACTCGACGTCCAGGCCCTCACCGAGGTCCTGGACGGCGAGTACGCGGCAGTCCGCGATCTGGTCCGCACCAACCTGGTGACGTACGCCTCGGTCCTGGAAGAGGCCGACGAGCTCTCCATCGACGCGTTCCGCGAACGGGTGCGCGAACTCGTGGTCGGGATGGCGGCGACGGGCCAGACCGGCATGGGCTTCCCGAAGGAGTACGGCGGAGGCGGTGACGTCGGGGCCTCGATCGCCGCGTTCGAGACGCTCGCCTTCGGTGATCTGTCGGTGCTGGTGAAGGTCGGCGTCCAGTTCGGGCTCTTCGGCGGCGCGATCCTGCACCTGGGCACCGAACGCCACCACGACACCTATCTGCCGGACCTGATCACCGGGGAGCTGATGGGCTGCTTCGCGATGACCGAGACCGGGCACGGCTCCAACGTGCAGGCCCTCGGTACCGTCGCGCGGTACGACGCCGCCGCCCAGGAGTTCGTCATCACCACCGAGGGCGACCAGGCCCGCAAGGACTACATCGGCAACGCGGCCCGCCACGGTGAGCTGGCGGTCGTCTTCGCCCAGCTGGAGGTGGGCGGGGAGTCCCGGGGCGTGCACGCCCTGGTCGTGCCGATCCGGGCCGGCGGGGAGGCGGCGCCCGGCGTCCACATCGAGGACGACGGCCGCAAGATGGGCCTCAACGGCGTGGACAACGGGCGCATCCGCTTCGACGGCGTGCGGGTCCCCCGCGAGGCGCTGCTCAACCGGTTCGCCGACGTCACCCCGGAGGGCGTCTACGAGAGCACGATCGACAACCCCGACCGCCGCTTCTTCACCATGCTCGGCACCCTGGTCCAGGGCCGCGTCAGCGTCGGCGGCGCCGGGGTCAACGCCGCCAAGGTCGCCCTCACCATCGCCACGAAGTACGCCCTGCGGCGCCGGCAGTTCGCGGCGGGCTCCCAGGAGGAGGAGCAGCTGCTCCTCGACTACGGGATGCACCAGCGCCGGCTGCTGCCGCTCATCGCGCAGACGTACGCTCTCCACTTCGCCCAGGACGTCGTACGCACGCAACTGCACGACGTCTTCTCCGGCGCGGAGGACGACCCGCAGGGGCGGCGCCTGCTGGAGGCCCGGGCCGCCGGGACCAAGGCGCTCGGCACCTGGCACGCCACCCGGGTGATCCAGGAGTGCCGCGAGGCGTGCGGCGGCGCCGGCTATCTCGCCGTCAACCGGTTCGCCGCCCTCAAGGCCGACAGCGACATCTTCACCACCTTCGAGGGCGACAACCACGTCCTGCTCCAGCTCGTGGCCAAGGGCCTGCTCACCGACTACGCGAGCGAGTTCGAGGACCTGGACCAGCTCGGCATGGTCCGCTACGTCACCGGCCTCGCCGTCGACACGGTCATCGAGAAGACCTCGGCCCACAAGCTGCTCGAACGGGTTCGCGATCTGCTGCCGGGCGGCGACGAGTGGGACCAGGAAGCCGGCCTGCTGGACTCGGAGTACCAGCTGGCCATGTTCCGCTACCGCGAGGAGCACATGCTCGCCGGGGTGGCCCGCAGGCTCAAGGCGGGGGTCGACCAGAAGCGCGACCCCGGAGCGGTCTTCTCCGAGGCGCAGGACCACGTCATCGCCGTCGCCCACGCGCACGTCGAGAGGCTGGTCCTGGAGGCGTTCGTCGACACGATGCGTACGCTGCCCGAGGGCGGCAACAAGGTCGCGCTGGGGCTGCTGTGCGATCTGTTCGCCCTGTCGACGATCGAGGCGGACCGGGCGTGGTTCATGGAGCACGGCCGGCTGACCGTCCAGCGGTCCAAGGCGATCACCCGTGAGGTGAACGACCTCTGCCGCAAGGTCCGCCCCCTCGCGGGCGACCTCGTGGACGCGTGGGGCATCCCGTCCGCCATGCTGCGCGCCCCGGACCTGGTGGGCTGA
- a CDS encoding alpha/beta fold hydrolase translates to MKTHTLTTADADLVYDVHGPLPTTDGHPPLLMIGQPMDATGFAALAARFPDRTVVTYDPRGLGRSVRRDGRADHTPETQADDVHALIQGLAAGPVEMFASSGGAVTALALVARYPGDLTVLVAHEPPLITLTPDGPAAVRARAAVREAYEKRGWGAGMAAFVAMTSWEGEFTDAYFDRPEPDPAAFGMPTEDDGSRDDPLLSDRSWAVSDHRPDVEALTGAATRVVIAVGEESEGVQTGRIAVATAELLGQRATVFPSHHGGFLDGEFGYPGKPDEFARRLREVLDGAA, encoded by the coding sequence ATGAAGACCCACACGCTCACCACCGCCGATGCCGATCTCGTGTACGACGTCCACGGGCCGCTCCCCACCACCGACGGGCACCCCCCGTTGCTCATGATCGGGCAGCCCATGGACGCCACCGGCTTCGCCGCGCTCGCCGCCCGGTTCCCCGACCGGACCGTGGTCACCTACGACCCGCGCGGGCTCGGCCGCAGCGTCCGCAGGGACGGCCGGGCCGACCACACCCCCGAGACCCAGGCCGATGACGTGCACGCCCTGATCCAGGGACTCGCTGCCGGTCCGGTCGAGATGTTCGCCAGCAGTGGGGGAGCGGTCACCGCACTCGCGCTCGTGGCCAGATACCCCGGTGATCTGACCGTCCTGGTCGCCCACGAGCCGCCGCTCATCACCCTCACGCCGGACGGTCCGGCCGCCGTGCGGGCCCGCGCCGCCGTCCGGGAGGCGTACGAGAAGCGGGGCTGGGGGGCCGGAATGGCCGCCTTCGTGGCCATGACCTCCTGGGAGGGCGAGTTCACCGACGCGTACTTCGACCGGCCGGAGCCCGACCCGGCCGCGTTCGGGATGCCCACCGAGGACGACGGATCGCGCGACGATCCGCTGCTGTCCGACCGGTCCTGGGCGGTCAGTGACCATCGGCCGGACGTCGAGGCGCTCACCGGTGCCGCCACCCGCGTGGTGATCGCGGTGGGGGAGGAGTCCGAGGGCGTCCAGACCGGGCGTATCGCTGTCGCGACCGCCGAACTGCTCGGGCAGCGGGCGACCGTGTTCCCGAGCCATCACGGTGGATTCCTCGACGGGGAGTTCGGCTACCCGGGGAAGCCGGACGAATTCGCCCGCCGTCTGCGTGAGGTACTCGACGGCGCCGCGTGA
- a CDS encoding TetR/AcrR family transcriptional regulator, with the protein MAERSWGGTKLADRRAARRLTLLDTAERLAGEEGCAAVTVRSVCRQARLTDRYFYESFTGRDDLLLAAFERVADKARNALEQAVALSDPRQEEVRARAAVSAFVALVLDAPHKGRLLLLEPFADPVLGAHSHRLMPVFTDLVGGQLSRAGDDIERRMAAHALVGGLASLFAGWLHGTLDVPRERLEAHCVALVLAATASRG; encoded by the coding sequence TTGGCAGAGCGGAGCTGGGGCGGCACCAAGCTCGCCGACCGTCGCGCGGCCCGTCGGCTGACCTTGCTGGACACCGCCGAGCGCCTGGCCGGCGAGGAGGGGTGCGCGGCCGTCACGGTCCGGTCCGTCTGCCGGCAGGCGCGCCTCACCGACCGCTACTTCTACGAGAGCTTCACCGGGCGCGACGATCTGCTCCTCGCCGCCTTCGAGCGGGTCGCCGACAAGGCCAGGAACGCCTTGGAGCAGGCCGTGGCGCTCAGCGACCCGCGGCAGGAGGAGGTCAGGGCCCGGGCCGCCGTCTCCGCCTTCGTCGCCCTCGTGCTCGACGCGCCGCACAAGGGCCGGCTGCTCCTGCTGGAGCCCTTCGCGGACCCGGTGCTCGGGGCCCACAGCCACCGCCTCATGCCGGTGTTCACGGACCTCGTCGGCGGCCAGCTCTCCCGGGCGGGGGACGACATCGAACGCCGGATGGCCGCGCACGCCCTGGTCGGCGGCCTGGCGAGCCTCTTCGCGGGATGGCTGCACGGCACGCTCGACGTACCGCGCGAACGGCTGGAAGCACACTGCGTGGCGCTGGTGCTGGCGGCTACGGCGTCCCGGGGGTAG
- a CDS encoding MFS transporter small subunit, with amino-acid sequence MSDASSQSPPDVDDGTGGPRPPGVKDRRPLIVFTWLWVGTPLAYGLYELVRKATQLFTD; translated from the coding sequence ATGTCCGACGCCAGCAGTCAGAGTCCGCCTGATGTGGACGACGGCACCGGCGGGCCGAGGCCGCCCGGGGTCAAGGACCGGCGGCCGCTGATCGTCTTCACCTGGCTGTGGGTGGGCACCCCGCTCGCGTACGGGCTGTACGAGCTGGTCCGCAAGGCGACCCAGCTGTTCACCGACTGA
- the katG gene encoding catalase/peroxidase HPI, producing the protein MTDNHESHVFDPVTPDSPETAIPEVPEAQASGCPVAHGRAPHPTQGGGNRQWWPDRLNLKILAKNPAVANPLGEDFDYAAAFQALDLPAVKRDIAEVLTTSQDWWPADFGNYGPLMVRMAWHSAGTYRISDGRGGAGAGQQRFAPLNSWPDNGNLDKARRLLWPVKKKYGQALSWADLLILTGNVALETMGLKTFGFAGGREDVWESEEDVYWGPETTWLDDERYTGDRELENPLGAVQMGLIYVNPEGPNGNPDPIAAARDIRETFRRMAMNDEETVALIAGGHTFGKTHGAGPAESVGADPEGAPLEEQGLGWRSSYKTGKGGDAITSGLEVTWTSTPTTWGNEFFHNLFAYEYELTKSPAGAHQWVAKDAEATIPDAHDASKKHKPQMLTTDLSLRFDPAYEQISRRFHENPEEFADAFARAWYKLTHRDMGPVQRYLGSEVPSEVLLWQDPLPARTEEPLDAAETAALKEQVLATDLTVAQLVSAAWASAASFRGSDKRGGANGARVRLEPQRGWAANDPDELAQVLRALEGVKESFDAKGGKKVSLADLIILAGNAAVEQAAKDAGVEVEVPFTGGRVDATQDQTDVESFAALEPAYDGFRNYAGKGTRLPAEYLLLDRANLLTLSAPETTVLVGGLRVLGANSGGSTHGVLTDRPGTLTNDFFVNLLDLGITWKSTSSAQDEFEARDASGKVKWTGTRADLVFGSNSELRALAEVYASDDARQKFVTDFVAAWTKVTNLDRFDLV; encoded by the coding sequence ATGACCGACAACCACGAGTCGCATGTCTTCGATCCCGTCACCCCGGATTCGCCTGAGACGGCCATCCCTGAGGTGCCCGAGGCGCAGGCGAGCGGGTGCCCCGTGGCCCACGGCCGCGCGCCGCACCCCACTCAGGGCGGGGGGAACCGCCAGTGGTGGCCGGACCGCCTCAACCTGAAGATCCTCGCCAAGAACCCCGCCGTGGCGAACCCGCTCGGCGAGGACTTCGACTACGCGGCCGCGTTCCAGGCACTCGACCTGCCCGCGGTGAAACGGGACATCGCCGAGGTGCTCACCACCTCGCAGGACTGGTGGCCCGCCGACTTCGGCAACTACGGCCCGCTGATGGTCCGGATGGCCTGGCACAGCGCCGGCACGTACCGCATCAGCGACGGCCGCGGTGGCGCGGGCGCCGGTCAGCAGCGCTTCGCCCCGCTGAACAGCTGGCCGGACAACGGCAACCTGGACAAGGCCCGCCGTCTGCTGTGGCCGGTCAAGAAGAAGTACGGCCAGGCGCTGTCCTGGGCCGACCTGCTGATCCTCACCGGTAACGTCGCCCTGGAGACCATGGGCCTGAAGACCTTCGGCTTCGCCGGCGGCCGCGAGGACGTCTGGGAGTCGGAGGAGGACGTCTACTGGGGCCCCGAGACCACCTGGCTGGACGACGAGCGCTACACCGGCGACCGTGAGCTGGAGAACCCGCTCGGCGCCGTCCAGATGGGCCTGATCTACGTCAACCCCGAGGGCCCCAACGGCAACCCGGACCCGATCGCGGCCGCCCGCGACATCCGCGAGACCTTCCGCCGGATGGCGATGAACGACGAGGAGACCGTCGCCCTCATCGCCGGTGGCCACACCTTCGGCAAGACCCACGGCGCGGGCCCGGCCGAGAGCGTCGGTGCGGACCCCGAGGGTGCCCCGCTGGAGGAGCAGGGCCTCGGCTGGCGGAGCTCGTACAAGACGGGCAAGGGCGGGGACGCCATCACCAGCGGTCTGGAGGTGACCTGGACCAGCACCCCGACCACGTGGGGCAACGAGTTCTTCCACAACCTCTTCGCCTACGAGTACGAGCTGACCAAGTCGCCGGCCGGCGCGCACCAGTGGGTCGCCAAGGACGCGGAGGCGACCATCCCGGACGCGCACGACGCGTCGAAGAAGCACAAGCCGCAGATGCTCACCACCGACCTGTCGCTGCGCTTCGACCCGGCGTACGAGCAGATCTCGCGGCGCTTCCACGAGAACCCGGAGGAGTTCGCGGACGCCTTCGCCCGCGCCTGGTACAAGCTGACGCACCGTGACATGGGCCCGGTCCAGCGCTACCTGGGCTCCGAGGTCCCGTCCGAGGTGCTGCTGTGGCAGGACCCGCTGCCCGCGCGCACCGAGGAGCCGCTGGACGCCGCGGAGACCGCCGCACTCAAGGAGCAGGTGCTCGCCACGGACCTGACGGTGGCGCAGCTGGTCTCGGCCGCCTGGGCCTCGGCCGCGTCCTTCCGCGGCAGCGACAAGCGCGGCGGCGCCAACGGCGCCCGGGTCCGTCTGGAGCCGCAGCGCGGCTGGGCGGCGAACGACCCGGACGAGCTGGCCCAGGTCCTGCGCGCCCTGGAAGGCGTCAAGGAGTCCTTCGACGCCAAGGGCGGCAAGAAGGTGTCCCTGGCCGACCTGATCATCCTCGCGGGCAACGCGGCGGTCGAGCAGGCGGCCAAGGACGCCGGCGTCGAGGTCGAGGTGCCCTTCACCGGGGGCCGGGTCGACGCCACGCAGGACCAGACGGACGTCGAGTCCTTCGCCGCCCTGGAGCCCGCGTACGACGGCTTCCGCAACTACGCCGGCAAGGGCACCCGCCTGCCGGCCGAGTACCTGCTGCTGGACCGGGCCAACCTGCTGACGCTGAGCGCCCCGGAGACCACGGTCCTGGTGGGCGGTCTGCGCGTGCTGGGCGCCAACAGCGGAGGCTCGACCCACGGCGTCCTCACCGACCGCCCGGGCACGCTGACGAACGACTTCTTCGTGAACCTGCTGGACCTGGGGATCACCTGGAAGTCGACGTCGTCGGCGCAGGACGAGTTCGAGGCCCGCGACGCGTCCGGCAAGGTCAAGTGGACCGGCACCCGTGCCGACCTGGTCTTCGGCTCCAACTCCGAGCTCCGCGCCCTCGCCGAGGTCTACGCGAGCGACGACGCGCGGCAGAAGTTCGTGACGGACTTCGTCGCCGCCTGGACCAAGGTCACGAACCTGGACCGGTTCGACCTGGTCTGA
- a CDS encoding oxygenase MpaB family protein codes for METTGHGPTVGGAGPVGPRTVEPLGPDSLTWRWFGDWRGLLLAPWAGSMQNMHPELGAGVAEHSRFFEERWERLFRSLYPIGGVVYDGPLAARTAREVRGYHASISGVDQRGRPYHALNPDTFYWAHATFFMLTVQVAERFGGGLTEVQRRTLFDEHVRWYALYGMSMKPVPGSWEEFQRYWDHMCADVLEDNRPTRDVLDMRRIARPPLLRLLPSPLWALARIPMVRLTLWMTVGMYPEVVRESLGLRWTPHDERLLRVVGQLVHHVWRFVPERRRFHPRARAGWDRERNRPAPGLVETPARNLPPGERRGLPQHYVPAAPVPGRWSAGKRKWPSRRR; via the coding sequence ATGGAAACAACAGGTCACGGCCCGACGGTGGGTGGTGCGGGCCCGGTCGGCCCGAGAACCGTCGAACCGCTGGGCCCCGATTCCCTCACCTGGCGGTGGTTCGGCGACTGGAGGGGTCTCCTCCTCGCCCCCTGGGCCGGGTCGATGCAGAACATGCACCCCGAGCTGGGCGCGGGCGTCGCCGAGCACTCGCGCTTCTTCGAGGAGCGCTGGGAGCGCCTCTTCCGCTCGCTGTACCCGATCGGCGGAGTGGTCTACGACGGCCCGCTCGCCGCCCGTACGGCCCGCGAAGTGCGCGGCTACCACGCCTCGATCAGCGGCGTCGACCAGCGGGGCCGCCCGTACCACGCGCTCAACCCGGACACGTTCTACTGGGCGCACGCCACGTTCTTCATGCTCACCGTGCAGGTGGCCGAGCGCTTTGGCGGCGGGCTCACGGAAGTCCAGCGGCGCACGCTTTTCGACGAGCACGTCCGCTGGTACGCGCTGTACGGCATGTCCATGAAGCCGGTCCCCGGCAGCTGGGAGGAGTTCCAGCGGTACTGGGACCACATGTGTGCCGACGTCCTGGAGGACAACCGGCCGACCCGGGACGTCCTCGACATGCGACGTATCGCCAGACCACCCCTCCTGCGGCTGCTTCCCTCGCCGCTGTGGGCCCTCGCCCGCATCCCGATGGTCCGGCTCACGCTGTGGATGACGGTCGGCATGTATCCGGAGGTCGTACGCGAAAGCCTCGGGCTCCGCTGGACGCCCCACGATGAACGGCTGCTGCGCGTGGTGGGCCAACTGGTCCACCACGTCTGGCGGTTCGTTCCCGAGCGGCGCCGCTTCCACCCCCGCGCCCGCGCGGGCTGGGACCGTGAGCGGAACCGGCCGGCTCCCGGCCTGGTGGAGACACCGGCCCGGAACCTGCCGCCCGGGGAGCGGCGCGGGCTTCCCCAGCACTACGTACCGGCTGCCCCCGTGCCGGGCCGGTGGTCGGCGGGGAAGAGGAAGTGGCCGAGCAGGAGGAGATGA
- a CDS encoding OFA family MFS transporter: protein MSPPIAPVGWSRWLVPPAALAIHLSIGQAYAWSVFKPPLEDALGLSGTQSALPFQLGIVMLGLSAAFGGTLVERRGPRWAMTVALVCFSSGFLLSALGAATEQFWLIVFGYGFVGGIGLGIGYISPVSTLIKWFPDRPGMATGIAIMGFGGGALIASPWSAQMLESFGSDSSGIALAFLVHGLSYAVFMLLGVLLVRVPRPAGEKRAADGAPAAPAGPQVSARQALRTPQFWLLWVVLCMNVTAGIGILEKAAPMIADFFADTSTPVSATAAAGFVALLSAANMAGRIGWSSTSDLIGRKNIYRVYLGAGVVMYALIALVGDSSKPLFVLCALVILSFYGGGFATIPAYLKDLFGTYQVGAIHGRLLTAWSTAGVLGPLIVNWIADRQEEAGKHGAELYGTSLVIMMGLLVIGFAANELVRPVHPSHHLDAATPEKGAPDVRRQQSESA, encoded by the coding sequence ATGAGTCCCCCCATCGCCCCCGTGGGCTGGAGTCGCTGGCTGGTGCCGCCCGCCGCTCTCGCGATCCACCTCTCCATCGGTCAGGCCTACGCCTGGTCCGTGTTCAAACCGCCGCTGGAAGACGCGCTCGGCCTGAGCGGCACGCAGAGCGCGCTCCCCTTCCAGCTCGGCATCGTCATGCTCGGCCTCTCCGCCGCCTTCGGCGGCACACTCGTGGAGCGCCGAGGGCCGCGCTGGGCCATGACGGTCGCCCTCGTCTGCTTCTCCTCCGGCTTCCTGCTCTCCGCGCTCGGCGCCGCGACCGAGCAGTTCTGGCTGATCGTGTTCGGGTACGGCTTCGTCGGCGGCATCGGTCTCGGGATCGGCTACATCTCGCCCGTCTCGACGCTGATCAAGTGGTTCCCGGACCGGCCCGGCATGGCCACGGGCATCGCCATCATGGGTTTCGGCGGCGGTGCGCTGATCGCCTCACCGTGGTCGGCCCAGATGCTGGAGTCCTTCGGCAGCGACAGCTCCGGCATCGCGCTGGCCTTCCTCGTCCACGGACTGTCCTACGCCGTGTTCATGCTGCTCGGCGTCCTTCTCGTACGGGTGCCACGCCCGGCCGGCGAGAAGCGGGCGGCGGACGGTGCTCCCGCGGCGCCGGCCGGGCCCCAGGTGTCTGCGCGGCAGGCGCTGCGCACCCCGCAGTTCTGGCTGCTGTGGGTCGTGCTCTGCATGAACGTCACCGCCGGGATCGGCATCCTGGAGAAGGCCGCGCCGATGATCGCGGACTTCTTCGCGGACACCTCCACGCCCGTGTCGGCGACCGCCGCTGCCGGATTCGTCGCCCTGCTCTCCGCGGCCAACATGGCCGGCCGCATCGGCTGGTCCTCCACCTCCGACCTGATCGGGCGCAAGAACATCTACCGCGTCTACCTCGGTGCGGGCGTCGTCATGTACGCGCTCATCGCCCTGGTGGGCGACTCGTCCAAGCCCCTGTTCGTCCTGTGCGCGCTGGTCATCCTCTCCTTCTACGGAGGCGGCTTCGCGACGATCCCCGCCTACCTCAAGGACCTCTTCGGCACCTATCAGGTCGGGGCGATCCACGGCCGCCTCCTCACCGCCTGGTCCACCGCCGGTGTGCTGGGGCCGCTCATCGTGAACTGGATCGCCGACCGGCAGGAGGAGGCCGGAAAGCACGGCGCGGAGCTGTACGGGACGTCGCTCGTCATCATGATGGGCCTGCTCGTGATCGGCTTCGCCGCCAACGAGCTGGTGCGCCCGGTCCACCCGTCCCACCATCTCGACGCCGCCACACCGGAGAAGGGAGCGCCCGATGTCCGACGCCAGCAGTCAGAGTCCGCCTGA
- a CDS encoding pyroglutamyl peptidase → MTHQFPATTRLGLGGVTLLLVLAGSALPATASSAGTARSAAPPTVEEQRLDRAAPQEILRRSGFDALAPRFAHDLKRSRSYAQAERSVARHGSALWRRAVDRAQGRGPATGDLSRGDDRPLYWARLALSRELRAWTPRFGLDERQRKALHTALETSSRGQDDIRRPGRQVKRVLVTGFDPFTLDRDVRIGNPSGASALALDGTLVQTSEGPARIETVVFPVRWADFAEGTVERALARQLPHVDLFTTVSQGRQGRFDVERTNGAWRGGFPDNENVASTGTVPVTDPASQPQWTSTTLPYRTLTEAGTGRFPVYDNTEVTEIPAGATQPVTRPDGPTPGSTARAGGGGDYLSNEIAYRVTLLRDRLGLSKLPGGHLHTPVLQFGAGNTDPATGGVTDPEFERNRSDIVRQVRELVKRAVGTAG, encoded by the coding sequence GTGACACACCAGTTCCCCGCAACCACCCGGCTCGGCCTGGGTGGTGTGACGCTCCTGCTCGTCCTCGCGGGCTCCGCCCTGCCCGCCACCGCGTCCTCCGCCGGGACCGCCCGCAGCGCCGCGCCGCCCACCGTCGAGGAGCAACGCCTGGACCGGGCCGCCCCGCAGGAGATCCTGCGCCGCAGCGGATTCGACGCCCTCGCCCCGCGCTTCGCCCACGACCTCAAGAGGTCCCGTAGTTACGCGCAGGCGGAGCGATCGGTGGCCCGGCACGGCTCGGCGCTGTGGCGGCGTGCCGTGGACCGTGCGCAGGGGCGTGGACCCGCCACGGGTGATCTGAGCCGGGGCGATGACCGTCCGCTGTACTGGGCCCGGCTCGCGCTCAGCCGCGAACTGCGCGCCTGGACACCCCGGTTCGGGCTGGACGAGCGGCAGCGCAAGGCCCTGCACACCGCTCTGGAGACCTCCTCGCGCGGCCAGGACGACATACGCCGTCCGGGCCGTCAGGTGAAGCGGGTCCTCGTCACCGGCTTCGATCCGTTCACCTTGGACAGGGACGTCCGGATCGGCAACCCGTCGGGCGCGAGCGCGCTCGCCCTGGACGGCACCCTGGTGCAGACCTCCGAGGGTCCCGCCCGGATCGAAACCGTCGTCTTCCCCGTGCGCTGGGCCGACTTCGCCGAGGGGACCGTGGAGCGGGCCCTCGCCCGCCAGCTGCCGCATGTGGACCTGTTCACCACCGTCAGCCAGGGCCGCCAGGGCCGGTTCGACGTGGAGCGCACCAACGGCGCCTGGCGTGGCGGCTTCCCCGACAACGAGAACGTGGCGTCGACCGGAACGGTGCCGGTCACCGACCCCGCCTCGCAGCCGCAGTGGACCTCCACGACCCTCCCGTACCGCACGCTGACCGAAGCGGGGACGGGCCGTTTCCCGGTCTACGACAACACCGAGGTCACCGAGATCCCGGCGGGCGCCACCCAGCCGGTGACCAGGCCGGACGGGCCCACCCCGGGATCGACCGCGCGAGCCGGGGGCGGCGGCGACTACCTCTCCAACGAGATCGCCTACCGGGTCACCCTGCTGCGCGACCGGCTGGGGCTGTCGAAGCTGCCGGGCGGCCATCTGCACACCCCGGTCCTGCAGTTCGGCGCGGGGAACACCGACCCGGCGACGGGCGGGGTCACCGACCCGGAGTTCGAGCGCAACCGCTCGGACATCGTGCGCCAGGTGCGGGAGCTGGTGAAGAGGGCGGTGGGAACGGCCGGTTGA
- a CDS encoding Fur family transcriptional regulator, protein MSDLLQRLRSRGWRLTSQRRVVAEVLDGDHVHLTADEVHLRAAARLPEISRATVYNTLGELVTLGEVLEVSTVGRAKRYDPNARNPHQHLVCSGCGTVRDVHPVGDALGDLPETERFGFTVGSAEITYRGVCPDCA, encoded by the coding sequence ATGAGCGACCTCCTTCAGAGGCTGCGGAGCCGTGGCTGGCGGTTGACCTCGCAGCGACGTGTCGTCGCGGAGGTCCTCGACGGCGACCACGTGCACCTCACGGCGGACGAGGTGCATCTTCGGGCCGCCGCCCGACTGCCCGAGATCTCCCGTGCGACCGTCTACAACACGCTGGGAGAGCTCGTCACGCTCGGCGAGGTGCTGGAGGTCTCCACGGTGGGCCGGGCCAAGCGCTACGACCCGAACGCGCGGAACCCCCACCAGCACCTGGTGTGCTCCGGCTGCGGCACGGTCCGCGACGTCCACCCGGTCGGCGACGCCCTCGGCGACCTGCCCGAGACCGAGCGGTTCGGGTTCACCGTGGGTTCGGCGGAGATCACCTACCGGGGGGTGTGCCCGGACTGCGCCTGA